One genomic region from Argentina anserina chromosome 2, drPotAnse1.1, whole genome shotgun sequence encodes:
- the LOC126783678 gene encoding probable LRR receptor-like serine/threonine-protein kinase At1g67720, translating to MSLCLLLLWILTIPLHANSQSDPRGYLLNCGAGASSNNDVIVGSLKYITDEGYISVGKTSDLKNEELVPILTTLRYFPDKSARKYCYEIPVIKGGKYLVRTTYYYGGFDGGNEPPIFDQIVEGTKWSVVNTTEDFANGLSSYYEIVVLAKGKALSVCLARNNMTSTDSSPFISALELEYLDDSVYNSTDFNKYALSTVARGNFGILGEQYVVGFPDDKFNRLWLPFKDKNPISTNKGNVTPSDFWNVPPAKVFENSITSSRGQELRVQWPPVLLPNAAYYIAFYFQDNRNPSPYSWRVFNVSVNGKPFASNVNVTTKALTVYASKWPLSGKTEIIMTPSAGMPVGPVISAGEIMQIFPLGLETLHRDVIAMHEVRRSFDNPPPDWSGDPCLPEANSWTGVTCSHEKVARVISLNLTNVGLSGSIAPTVANLTALHHIWLGSNKLTGEIPDMGTLKELETLHLENNQLTGKISESLGQLPNLREIYLQNNKLTGDVPKNLQNKKIKIQMKYEEESISQSPANM from the exons ATGTCCCTCTGCCTCTTACTCCTATGGATCCTCACCATTCCTCTCCATGCCAACTCTCAAAGTGACCCTAGAG GTTACCTCCTAAACTGTGGCGCTGGAGCCTCATCCAATAATGATGTGATTGTAGGTAGCCTGAAGTATATCACTGATGAAGGTTATATATCAGTTGGGAAAACAAGCGACCTCAagaacgaagaattggttCCCATACTCACTACATTGCGTTATTTTCCAGACAAGTCTGCCCGGAAATATTGTTATGAAATTCCGGTGATCAAAGGGGGGAAGTACCTCGTGAGGACGACTTACTATTATGGTGGTTTCGATGGTGGGAACGAGCCACCGATTTTTGACCAAATTGTTGAGGGGACTAAGTGGAGTGTGGTTAATACGACAGAAGACTTTGCCAATGGACTTAGCTCGTATTATGAGATAGTGGTGCTTGCAAAAGGGAAGGCACTAAGTGTGTGCCTTGCTAGGAATAACATGACTAGTACTGATTCTAGTCCCTTCATCTCAGCTCTTGAGCTTGAGTACTTGGATGACTCGGTGTACAACTCGACCGATTTTAACAAGTATGCACTTAGTACTGTAGCAAGGGGAAACTTCGGAATCCTTGGTGAACAATACGTTGTTGG CTTTCCAGATGACAAGTTCAACCGGCTATGGCTACCGTTCAAGGACAAGAACCCTATTTCCACTAACAAGGGCAATGTCACTCCCTCAGATTTTTGGAATGTCCCACCAGCAAAAGTGTTTGAGAATTCTATCACATCAAGCCGAGGTCAGGAACTTCGGGTCCAGTGGCCACCTGTGTTACTCCCCAATGCCGCTTACTACATTGCATTTTACTTCCAGGACAACCGGAACCCGAGCCCTTATAGTTGGAGAGTTTTCAATGTTTCAGTGAATGGCAAGCCCTTTGCTAGCAATGTCAATGTCACCACTAAGGCTTTAACAGTTTATGCATCAAAATGGCCTCTTTCTGGAAAGACTGAGATTATCATGACTCCTAGTGCAGGCATGCCTGTTGGGCCGGTCATCAGTGCTGGGGAGATCATGCAGATTTTTCCTCTTGGGTTAGAGACTCTCCACAGAGATG tcaTTGCAATGCATGAGGTGAGGAGAAGTTTTGACAATCCACCTCCCGATTGGAGTGGCGATCCTTGTCTGCCTGAAGCCAATTCTTGGACTGGTGTTACTTGTTCTCATGAAAAAGTTGCTCGAGTTATATCACT GAATTTAACTAATGTCGGGCTATCTGGATCAATTGCACCAACCGTAGCAAACTTAACTGCCCTACACCATAT TTGGCTTGGCAGTAACAAACTTACAGGCGAGATCCCAGACATGGGCACATTGAAGGAATTGGAAACTCT GCATCTGGAGAACAACCAGCTTACAGGAAAAATCTCCGAATCGTTAGGCCAACTTCCGAATCTGCGTGAGAT ATATCTGCAGAATAACAAACTTACAGGCGATGTACCTAAGAATctacaaaataagaaaataaagattCA GATGAAATATGAGGAAGAGAGCATATCACAATCTCCAGCGAACATGTAA